A window of Pedococcus badiiscoriae genomic DNA:
GGCCCCCGAGACCGTGATCAGCGGTTTGCCATCCAGGGTGCCGAGGGTGTTGGTGACCGGTCCTGGCTTCATGATGACGTAGGGCAGCCCGATCATCACCGACAGGGCGCCGAGAGCGATCAGCAGGAAGACCCCGACGAGGGCCACCGTGGACCGCCGGCTGAGCCGGTACGGGTCCTCGACGACGGGTCCTTGTCCCGGGGCCAGCTGGTCCGGCGGTGAAGGCTGCTGGAAGGGGCTGGTCACGGCAGCCCCACCCACTCGTCGCTGCCGTCGGAGAAGAGCTGGTGCTTCCAGATCGGCACCGTCGACTTGAGCGTGTCGATGAGGTCACGGCAGGCCTCGAAGGCCTCCCCGCGGTGCGGCGCGGAGACCGCCGCCACGACTGCGCGGTCGCCGATCTCGAGGTGGCCGACCCGGTGCACCGCCGCGAGGCGGGCGACGTCGTGGCGGTCGGCGACCTCGCGGCATACCCGCTGCAGCTCCTGCGCCACGCTGGGGTGGGCCGAGTAGTCGAGCGCCGACACCGGCGCGCCGTGGTCGTGGTCGCGCACGACGCCCACGAACAGGGCGATCCCGCCGCACCGGGGGTGCTGCACGAGGGCGAGCACCTCGTCGACGCTCAGCGGTTCCTCGCGGATATCGCTGAGGACCACCGTGGGCTCGCTGTCGAGCTCTGTGACCGGGTCGGTCATGCTGTCGAACCTTTCCTGCGGCGTCGCCGCATGATTGCTGCCGTGCCCACCAGGGCCACCGCGGCGCTGGCCGCCCCGAGAGCGGCATCCTTGCGGTCCAGTCTGCGGGCCGCCACCGCATGCGAACCCCGGATCGTGGTCAGGAGCACCCCGAGACAGGTTTCGTTGTCATGGACCGGCACCCAACCGCGACCCAGCAGTGTGCGGGCAGAGACTGCCCAGGGAAAGGCCACGAAGGCAAGGTCGCTGGCGGGTGCCGGCAACACCCCAACGCGGTGGAGGCGGTCTGCGGTTCCCATGGCGGCGGCCATGCTGAGCTCGACCCGGCGCATGCCGGTGAGCCGTTCGAGGTCGCTCTGGCTGAGGTGACCCGGCGCGCCCGCCGAGACCTCGCCGCCGACTCCCTGCGCCATCACCAGGGCCACGGCCGACCCGAGGTCGTCGACGTGGCAGAACTGCCAGGCCGGGTCGGCGCCTCGCAGGGTGAGCAGCCTCGGCGCCTCGAAGTGGCGGGTCAGGACCGTGTCCACCCCGTCGCCGACGAGGGCCGCCGGCCGAAGCGTCGTGATGGCCAGGCCCGGGTGCACGTCGCGCGCCACGCGGATGAGCTGCTCGACATCCATCAGGTCACCCACCTGCCCCTCGTCCGAGGACGCCCGCAACGGCGCGTCGTCCTCGAGCGGCACCGGGTTGTCGGCCAGCGCACCGAAGGTCTGCGCCGAGGTGACGACGACCAGGTGCCGCACCCCTGCCGCGGCCGCGGCGGTGATGACGGTCTGCGCCACCCGCAGGCTGTGTTCTCGTCGCGCGCGGCTACCCATTGCCAGGTCGCGAGCGAGGTTCGTGCTCGTTGCCACGTATGCCGCGGCGTGGACCCCCTCGAGTGCGTCCACCAGGCCCGGCTCCGCGGGATCGGCGTGGCGGAACTGCACCCCGCCCACCGGGGGTCGTTCGCTGTCGACCGCCACGACGGCACCGATCCGCGCCTCGTCGACGCCGCCGTGCGACTGCGGCGCGGCGCCCCCACGGGCCGCTGCCGAGACCAGGGCGCGCAGGACGGCACGACTCGCGGGGCCGGCCGTGCCGATCACCGCGACATCGATCGCTCTACGCCGCGAGCGAACGGGACCCCGTCCAGCCCGCCCGGGGGAACTCACTGTGGCCTCCGCGTGGTTGTCTAGTGAGAGACCATCCTCTCAGGACCGCTGAGGAGCAGTTGTGCCCGACCATCCCCATGACCACGACCCAGGCCCCGAGGGCTCGGGCCCCGACGACCCGGGTGACGAGCAGGACACACCCTCCGGCTCCTTCGATCCCGCCTCCGACCTCTCCTCCGACCCCTCCGGGCTGTCGCCGGAGATCGAGGCCGTGCTGGCGCGGCTCACCGGTGGTCAGGTGGACCCCGACATGGCCAAGGCCCTCAAGGACATGGGCATCGACCAGGTCGACCCGGCGATGCTCCAGATGATGGTCGGCCAGATGCAGTCGATGTTCGCCAGCACTGACACCGATGTCTTCAACCTCACGCTCGCAACCGACACGGCCCGCAAGACGGTGTCCGAAGCGGGGGACGCCGTCGTCGGCGAGGCGGCTCGCCGCCAGCTCGACCAGGCGGTGCAGGTCGCCGAGCTCTGGCTCGACGAGGTGACCGCGTTCGAGGCTCCCGGCATCACGACCCACGCGTGGAGCCGCGCCGAATGGGTCGAGGCGACGATGCCGACCTGGCGCACGCTCGTCGAGCCCGTCGCCGAGGGCGTCGGGCGCGCGGTCGGTGACGCCATGCGCACCCAGCTGCAACAGCTCGGCGAGGGTGGCCTGCCCGAGGGCATCCTGCCTGCGGGAGTCGACCCCGCGGCGATGCTCGGCCAGATGGAACCGGTGCTGGCCAAGATGAGTGGTGCCATGTTCGGGCTCCAGGTGGGGCAGGCCGTGGGCGCCCTCGCCGCCGAGACCGTCAGCGGCACCGAGGTCGGCCTGCCGCTCGTGCCCGACCGCTCCGTGGCGCTGCTGCCCGCCAACGTCGAGGCCTTTGCGGAGGGGCTCGGAGTGGACCTCGACCAGGTCCGGATCTACCTCGCCGTCCGCGAGGCCGCCAGGATCCGGTTGTTCTCCGAAGTGCCCTGGATCGGGCCACAGCTGGTGGCGGCGGTGCGCGACTACGCCCGTGACATCAGCATCGACACCGACCGGATCGAGACCGCGCTGGAGTCCGTGGACGCGAGCGACGCGAACGCCCTGCAGGCGGCGCTGCAGGACCAGCTCTTCCGACCCGACCCCAGTGCCGCGCAACGCGCCGCCCTGGCGCGCCTCGAGACCTACCTGGCGCTCGTCGAGGGCTGGGTGGACGTCGTCGCCGAACGCACCACCCGCGAGCACCTGCCCCAGTCGGCTGCGCTGGGTGAAGCGGTACGCCGTCGGCGCGCCACCGGCGGTCCCGCCGAGAAGGCCTTCGCGGGCCTGGTCGGACTCGAGCTGCGGCCACGACGGCTGCGCGACGCGGCCAACCTCTGGGCCGCCCTCGAAGCCAAGCACGGCGCTGCCGGCCGCGACGGCGCCTGGGGCCACCCCGATGTCGCACCCACCGGCGCCGACCTGGACGACCCCCTGGGCTATGTCGAGCGCTACGGCACGTCGGAGAGCACCGACCTCGATGCCGCCCTCGACCAGCTCCTGACGCAGGGCGAGGCCGACGGTGGCCCGGGCGGCACCAGCTCGCCCGACGGTCCGGACTCCCCCGGCGGCGCCGACGAGCAGGGCTCCCCCGGCGAGGGCGGACGGTGACGGCACGGTCGACGGACGTGCCCACGGCATACCTCACCCTCCGCGCTGACGCCGAGCACGTGCTGGAGGGGTGGCACGCACCCGACCCCCAGCAGGAACGCCTGAGGGTGGAGCTGCTGGACCACTGCGCGGCGCACCCCGACGCGCTGTGGAAGCAGGGCCCACCGGCGCACCTCACCGCGAGCGCCCTGGTGCTCAATGCCTCGCTCGACAAGGTGCTCCTCACCCTGCACGCCAAGGCCGGGCTCTGGCTCCAGTTCGGCGGCCACTTCGAGCCCGGCGACCAGTCGGTGCTGGGGGCGGCGACCCGCGAGGCACGCGAGGAGTCCGGGATCGCCGACCTCGTGCTGCACCCACAGCTCGTGCACCTCGACCGGCACTCGCTGCTGGCCGCGGGTTTCGGTCGGTGCAGCGAGCACCTCGACCTCAGGTATGCCGGGGTGGCCCGCGACCAGGACGCGTATGCCGTCAGCGAGGAGTCCCTCGACGTGGCCTGGTGGCCCGTGGACGCCCTCCCGGAGGCGAGCGCGGGTGAGATCCTCCCGCTGGCCCAGGCGGCCAGGCGGGTGCTGGCGACCTAGGGTCGCCTCGCTGGAAGACCGACGGCAGCCCTGGAAGTCCGACCGGGCGGCTCAGTCGCTGGGACCGAAGTCCAGCGCCGCCTGCCCCAGCTCGTCGCTGTCGGTCTCGCCGTCGGACAGGTCGAGCCCGGCCGTCGCGGCGACCCCCTCGAGGTACCCCCGCGCGCGCTCGAGGCGCGGGTATCCCCGGAGCAGGGCCCAGAAGTCCGGGCCGTGGCCCGGCGAGAGCAGGTGCGCGAGCTCGTGGAGGATGACGTAGTCGAGGACGAAGCCGGGCATGCCCTTGACCCGCGTCGAGATCCGGATCGTGCCGTCCGACGGCGTGCAGGAGCCCCACCGGGAGTTCTGGTTGGTCACCCAGCGGATGCTGGTGGGCCGGGCCTGACCGCCGAGGTAGCGCTGGGACAGCTCGACCGACCGGGCGCGCAGCTGTGCGTCGCTGGGGCGCCGGCGCTTGTCACCCTTGGCCAGCTTGTCGAGCATCGTGTCGACCCACTGCTGCTCCTCGGCCTTGGTGAACCGGGCCGGGATGAGCACGATCGTGCGACCGTCCTCGCGATAGGCACTCACGGTGCGACGGCGCTTGCGGCTGCGCCGGACCTCGACGTCGGGGCTCCCCATGGCACCACGATAGGCGAGCACCCCGACAACCCCGGTCATCCGCGCCGCCACCGGTCAGTCGAGCAGCCTGCGCAACCGTCGGTCGAGGATCTGCACCGCGGGCCCGAACACGGCATACGCCTCGTTGGTGGTCTGGCCGTTGGCGTAGCGGTAGTAGATCTGCTGAGCGATGACCGCGAGCCGGAAGAGCCCGTAGGCCTGGTAGAACAGCGCCTGCCGCGGGCTGATGTCGACGTCCATCCGCTGGCAGTAGCCGGCCACCATCTGGTCGCGGGTCAGCATGCCGGGCAGGTGCGTCGGCACCCGGCGGAAGGCGTGGAAGTCCTCGTCGTCGTCGGCCTGCACCCAGTACGCCAGGGCGGCCCCGAGATCCATCAACGGGTCGCCGATCGTGGCCATCTCCCAGTCGAAGAGGCCCACGATCCGGGTCGGGTCGTCCGGGGACAGCACGAGGTTGTCGAGCTTGTAGTCGTTGTGGATGATGCCGCTGCGCACGTCGTCGGGCTGGACTTCGTCGAGCCAGGCCATCACCTCCTCGAAGTCGGGCTGGCCGGGGGTGTGGGCCTGGCGGTAGCGGGCCGACCACCCGTCGACCTGGCGACGGACGTAGCCCTCGCCCTTGCCCAGGGTGTCGAGTCCGCACGCCTGCGCGTCGACGGAGTGCAGCTCGGCCAGGACGTCGAGCATGGACTCGCACAGCCGCCCGGCCTGCTCGGGCGACAGGTCCACGGGCATCTCGCGGCGGGGAACCGTCCCGACGAGGCGCTCCATCACGTAGAAGTCGGACCCCATCACGTCCGGAGAGTCGCAGAACGCGACCATCGTTGCCACGTAAGGGAAAACCGGCGCGAGGGCCGACTGGATCCGGTGCTCGCGGGCCATGTCGTGGGCACCCCTCGCCTTGGTGCCGCTGGGGCCGCGACGCAGCACCAGGTCCAGGCCGGGGAACCGCAGGAGGTACGTCAGGTTGGACGCCCCGCCCGAGAACTGGAGCACCTCGGGGCGCCCGGCCAGCCCCTGGGCATACCGGGGGTCGGTGTGGCCGCGCAGCCACGTGACCGCGGCGTCGACGTCGAAGGCGTCCTCGGAGCGCACCGGCTTCGCGCCGGTCACAGCGCTCACCGGTGCTTGCCCAGCTCGATCCGGCCGACGACGCTGCGATGGACCTCGTCGGGGCCGTCGGCGAGCCGCAGCGAGCGCGCGCCGACCCAGGCCGCAGCGAGCGGGAAGTCCGTGGTCATCCCGCCGCCGCCGTGCAGCTGGACCGCGAGGTCGATGACGTCCAGGGCCATGGCGGGCACCTCGACCTTGATCTCGCTGACGGCCGACAAGGCCTGCGTCGACATGCCCTGGTCGAGCAGCCAAGCCGCGTGCATCACGAGCAGGCGCGAACGGTTGATGGCGATGCGGGCGTCCGCGATCCGCTCGAGGTTGCCCCCGAGTCGAGCGATCGGCTTGCCGAACGCGGTGCGCGACAGGGCTCGCTGGCAGGCCAGCTCCAGCGAGCGCTCGGCCAGGCCGATGGTGCGCATGCAGTGGTGCACGCGCCCCGGGCCGAGCCGCCCCTGGGCGATCTCGTAGGCGCGGCCGGGACCGAGCAGGATGTTGGCTGCCGGGACCCGGACGTCGGTGAAGGACACCTCGCCGTGGCCGAGCGGCTCGTCGAAGTAGCCCATGGTGGAGAGCATCCGCTCGACCTTGACGCCGGGGGCGTCCCGGGGCACGAGCACCATGGTGTGGCGCGCGTGGCGGTCAGCGTCCGGGTCTGACAGTCCCATGAAGACGAGGATCTTGCACTCGGGGTTGCCCACCCCGGTGGAGAACCACTTGCGCCCGTTGACGACGACCTCGTCGCCGTCGACCACCGCGGTGGCCGCCATGTTGGTCGCGTCCGAGGACGCGACGTCCGGCTCGGTCATGCAGAAGGCGCTGCGGATCCGCGCGTCGAGCAGCGGCTCCAGCCACTCGCGCTGCTGGTCCGGCGAGCCGTACCGCAGGAGCACCTCCATGTTGCCGGTGTCGGGCGCGTTGCTGTTGAAGACCAGCGGCGCGAGAGCCGACCGGCCCATCACCTCGGCCACCGGTGCGTAGTCGAGGTTGGACAGCCCCTCGCCACCGTCGGTGCCGAAGTCCGCGGCATACCGTCCGGCATGCTCCTTGGGCAGGAACAGGTTCCACAGGCCCTGGGCCCGGGCCTTGGCCTGCAGCTCCTTGATGACCGGCAACGGCGTCCACGGGTCGCCGCCGCTCTCCCGGCGGCGGAGGATCTCGGCCTGCACGCTGGCCTCGACGGGTTTGATCTCGGTGTCGACGAACGCCCGGACGCGGTCGCGCAGGTCGGTGGCACGCGGTGACAGGGAGAAGTCCATGCGCCTGACCCTAGTCACGCTCACGCTCACCGGGCCGGTGCGGTCGGCCCCAACCTCTGCTAGCAGACCTCGGCCGGCTCAGCAGACGTTGCAGCCTCTGCTGAGCCAGCTGACTTCTGCTAGCAGAAGTTAGGGATCGGGAGGGATCGGGCTGACTGGCGGGCGGGTCAGCGGCCGTGGAAGGTGGGTCGCCTCTTGGCCGCTGCCGCTGCGATCCCCTCGTGCAGGTCCTCGGTGGCGAGCGTCACCGCCTGCGCCAGGGCTTCCCACTGCAGCGCGTCGTCGAAGGTCGCGTGCCCACCGTCGCGCAGCGCCTGCAGGGTCAGCCTGGTGGCGACCGGCGCAGCGGCCGCGATGCGCTCAGCCGCCGCGATCGCCTCCGGCAGCACCTCATCCGTGGGCAGGGCCTGCGACACGAGGCCGAGGCCGACCGCCTCCGTCCCACTGACCAGCCGGCCGGTGAGCAGCAGGTCGCGGGCCACGGCGTGACCGGCGATGTTGGGCAGCGACCAGGTCGTGGCCATCCCAGGGTGAAGCCCCAGCGAGGTGAACGGCACCCCGATCGTGGCGTCAGCGGCGGCATACCGGATGTCGCAGGCCAGGGCGATGGCGCACCCGGCGCCGATCGCGGCACCGTTCACGGCCGCGATCGTGGGCACCTCGAGGTCGCGGATGGAGAGCCACGAGCGATAGAAGGCGAGCATCCTCGTGCG
This region includes:
- a CDS encoding molybdenum cofactor biosynthesis protein MoaE — protein: MTDPVTELDSEPTVVLSDIREEPLSVDEVLALVQHPRCGGIALFVGVVRDHDHGAPVSALDYSAHPSVAQELQRVCREVADRHDVARLAAVHRVGHLEIGDRAVVAAVSAPHRGEAFEACRDLIDTLKSTVPIWKHQLFSDGSDEWVGLP
- a CDS encoding NAD-dependent epimerase/dehydratase family protein, which codes for MIGTAGPASRAVLRALVSAAARGGAAPQSHGGVDEARIGAVVAVDSERPPVGGVQFRHADPAEPGLVDALEGVHAAAYVATSTNLARDLAMGSRARREHSLRVAQTVITAAAAAGVRHLVVVTSAQTFGALADNPVPLEDDAPLRASSDEGQVGDLMDVEQLIRVARDVHPGLAITTLRPAALVGDGVDTVLTRHFEAPRLLTLRGADPAWQFCHVDDLGSAVALVMAQGVGGEVSAGAPGHLSQSDLERLTGMRRVELSMAAAMGTADRLHRVGVLPAPASDLAFVAFPWAVSARTLLGRGWVPVHDNETCLGVLLTTIRGSHAVAARRLDRKDAALGAASAAVALVGTAAIMRRRRRKGSTA
- a CDS encoding zinc-dependent metalloprotease; its protein translation is MPDHPHDHDPGPEGSGPDDPGDEQDTPSGSFDPASDLSSDPSGLSPEIEAVLARLTGGQVDPDMAKALKDMGIDQVDPAMLQMMVGQMQSMFASTDTDVFNLTLATDTARKTVSEAGDAVVGEAARRQLDQAVQVAELWLDEVTAFEAPGITTHAWSRAEWVEATMPTWRTLVEPVAEGVGRAVGDAMRTQLQQLGEGGLPEGILPAGVDPAAMLGQMEPVLAKMSGAMFGLQVGQAVGALAAETVSGTEVGLPLVPDRSVALLPANVEAFAEGLGVDLDQVRIYLAVREAARIRLFSEVPWIGPQLVAAVRDYARDISIDTDRIETALESVDASDANALQAALQDQLFRPDPSAAQRAALARLETYLALVEGWVDVVAERTTREHLPQSAALGEAVRRRRATGGPAEKAFAGLVGLELRPRRLRDAANLWAALEAKHGAAGRDGAWGHPDVAPTGADLDDPLGYVERYGTSESTDLDAALDQLLTQGEADGGPGGTSSPDGPDSPGGADEQGSPGEGGR
- a CDS encoding NUDIX hydrolase, encoding MTARSTDVPTAYLTLRADAEHVLEGWHAPDPQQERLRVELLDHCAAHPDALWKQGPPAHLTASALVLNASLDKVLLTLHAKAGLWLQFGGHFEPGDQSVLGAATREAREESGIADLVLHPQLVHLDRHSLLAAGFGRCSEHLDLRYAGVARDQDAYAVSEESLDVAWWPVDALPEASAGEILPLAQAARRVLAT
- a CDS encoding M48 family metallopeptidase codes for the protein MGSPDVEVRRSRKRRRTVSAYREDGRTIVLIPARFTKAEEQQWVDTMLDKLAKGDKRRRPSDAQLRARSVELSQRYLGGQARPTSIRWVTNQNSRWGSCTPSDGTIRISTRVKGMPGFVLDYVILHELAHLLSPGHGPDFWALLRGYPRLERARGYLEGVAATAGLDLSDGETDSDELGQAALDFGPSD
- a CDS encoding phosphotransferase, whose product is MSAVTGAKPVRSEDAFDVDAAVTWLRGHTDPRYAQGLAGRPEVLQFSGGASNLTYLLRFPGLDLVLRRGPSGTKARGAHDMAREHRIQSALAPVFPYVATMVAFCDSPDVMGSDFYVMERLVGTVPRREMPVDLSPEQAGRLCESMLDVLAELHSVDAQACGLDTLGKGEGYVRRQVDGWSARYRQAHTPGQPDFEEVMAWLDEVQPDDVRSGIIHNDYKLDNLVLSPDDPTRIVGLFDWEMATIGDPLMDLGAALAYWVQADDDEDFHAFRRVPTHLPGMLTRDQMVAGYCQRMDVDISPRQALFYQAYGLFRLAVIAQQIYYRYANGQTTNEAYAVFGPAVQILDRRLRRLLD
- a CDS encoding acyl-CoA dehydrogenase family protein, which encodes MDFSLSPRATDLRDRVRAFVDTEIKPVEASVQAEILRRRESGGDPWTPLPVIKELQAKARAQGLWNLFLPKEHAGRYAADFGTDGGEGLSNLDYAPVAEVMGRSALAPLVFNSNAPDTGNMEVLLRYGSPDQQREWLEPLLDARIRSAFCMTEPDVASSDATNMAATAVVDGDEVVVNGRKWFSTGVGNPECKILVFMGLSDPDADRHARHTMVLVPRDAPGVKVERMLSTMGYFDEPLGHGEVSFTDVRVPAANILLGPGRAYEIAQGRLGPGRVHHCMRTIGLAERSLELACQRALSRTAFGKPIARLGGNLERIADARIAINRSRLLVMHAAWLLDQGMSTQALSAVSEIKVEVPAMALDVIDLAVQLHGGGGMTTDFPLAAAWVGARSLRLADGPDEVHRSVVGRIELGKHR
- a CDS encoding enoyl-CoA hydratase/isomerase family protein; this encodes MSAQPWWETELEDLRADVREASGRRIAVVTLDLPERRNSMSTAMTASWVRLMGLLRTDEALAAVVVTGAAPAFSGGGDLSWIVKDPDAPVSELRTRMLAFYRSWLSIRDLEVPTIAAVNGAAIGAGCAIALACDIRYAAADATIGVPFTSLGLHPGMATTWSLPNIAGHAVARDLLLTGRLVSGTEAVGLGLVSQALPTDEVLPEAIAAAERIAAAAPVATRLTLQALRDGGHATFDDALQWEALAQAVTLATEDLHEGIAAAAAKRRPTFHGR